One segment of Solanum lycopersicum chromosome 1, SLM_r2.1 DNA contains the following:
- the LOC101256796 gene encoding probable methyltransferase PMT5, whose product MRRSLFTKLSILFGHRPSVSWLVLCVVGVFGVIALLESSYSSTFDSVASSTNPDIYVSYRKLTKLVRNDYLDLNSLSVGANWIKDIGFCGKERENYVPCYNVSANTVTGLKDGEEFDRHCELSRGQPHCLVRPPKDYKIPLTWPAGRDIIWSGNVRLTKDQFLSSGSMTKRLMLLEENQIAFHSDDGMMVDSVKDHSHLIAEMIGLGSDAEFLQAGVRTVLDIGCGFGSFGGHLLSLKLMALCVAEYESSGSQVQFALERGLPAVIGDFISKQLPFPSLSYDMVHCAQCGIIWDNKDGLFLIEIDRVLKPGGYFILTSPTTRQQQDSSASAKKGSMSTPLEEFTKKLCWSLLGQQEETFIWQKTVNSQCYSSQLSIPICKGEDMQLYYQPLAHCISGTSSNRWVPIHDRSGPLNSTNIEIHGVDPDDFSEDSGFWKSALRNYWSLLSPLIFSDHPKRPGEEDPLPPYNMVRNVMDMNAHYGGLNAAMLEASKSVWVMNVVPLGARNTLPLILDRGLAGILHNWCEPFPTYPRTYDMLHANGLLSHISSQDCSMLELLLEMDRILRPEGWIILSDTLGPIEKARMLATQIRWEARVIDLQNGSDQRLLVCQKPFTRK is encoded by the exons ATGAGAAGATCTTTGTTTACTAAACTATCAATACTGTTCGGGCATAGACCGTCAGTAAGCTGGTTAGTCTTGTGCGTAGTTGGTGTATTTGGGGTTATAGCATTATTAGAATCATCTTATTCAAGTACCTTTGACTCTGTGGCCTCCTCTACAAACCctgatatttatgtaagttatagAAAGCTAACGAAGCTAGTGCGAAACGATTATTTAGATCTAAATAGCCTTTCTGTAGGAGCTAATTGGATAAAGGATATTGGTTTTTGTGGGAAAGAAAGAGAGAATTATGTACCTTGTTATAATGTATCTGCAAATACGGTAACTGGTTTGAAAGATGGGGAGGAGTTTGATCGACATTGTGAGTTATCACGCGGACAACCACATTGTTTGGTTCGTCCTCCAAAGGACTATAAAATTCCTCTGACTTGGCCAGCAGGTAGGGATATCATATGGAGTGGAAATGTGAGGCTAACGAAAGATCAGTTCCTTTCTTCCGGAAGCATGACAAAAAG ATTAATGTTACTGGAAGAGAACCAGATTGCTTTCCACTCGGATGATGGAATGATGGTTGATAGTGTCAAAGATCACTCACACCTTATTGCTGAGATGATTGGGCTTGGAAGTGATGCAGAATTTCTTCAAGCCGGT GTGCGCACTGTACTAGATATTGGTTGCGGATTTGGTAGCTTTGGTGGTCATCTACTTTCGCTGAAGTTGATGGCTCTTTGTGTGGCAGAGTATGAGTCATCTGGTAGCCAAGTTCAGTTTGCACTTGAGAGAGGACTTCCAGCAGTCATAGGCGACTTTATTTCAAAACAACTTCCATTTCCATCATTGTCTTATGACATGGTTCATTGTGCTCAGTGTGGAATCATTTGGGACAACAAAG atggattgtttttaattgaaattgacCGTGTGCTCAAGCCCGgaggttattttattttaacctCACCAACAACCCGGCAGCAGCAGGATAGTTCTGCTAGTGCGAAGAAGGGAAGCATGTCTACTCCTTTGGAAGAGTTCACTAAAAAGCTTTGTTGGTCTCTTTTGGGACAGCAGGAAGAGACTTTCATCTGGCAGAAGACAGTAAATTCTCAATGCTATAG CTCACAACTTAGTATACCGATTTGTAAAGGAGAGGACATGCAACTGTACTACCAACCGCTTGCACACTGTATTTCTGGGACAAGCAGTAACCGGTGGGTTCCGATTCACGACAGATCTGGTCCTCTGAACTCAACTAATATTGAAATTCATG GAGTCGATCCTGATGATTTCTCTGAGGATTCGGGATTCTGGAAATCAGCGTTGAGAAATTATTGGTCTTTGTTGTCGCCCTTGATTTTCTCTGACCATCCAAAGAGGCCGGGTGAAGAAGATCCATTGCCTCCATACAATATGGTGCGGAATGTCATGGACATGAATGCACATTATGGGGGCTTAAATGCTGCTATGTTGGAGGCAAGTAAATCAGTGTGGGTGATGAATGTTGTGCCTCTTGGGGCGCGTAATACGCTTCCTCTCATACTTGATAGAGGTTTAGCCGGTATTCTGCATAACTG GTGTGAACCGTTTCCTACGTATCCACGAACATATGATATGCTCCATGCTAATGGGCTCCTTTCACACATTTCTTCACAAGATTGCAGTATGCTTGAACTGCTACTTGAGATGGATCGTATTTTGCGACCCGAG GGTTGGATTATTCTTTCTGATACATTGGGACCCATAGAGAAAGCACGCATGTTAGCCACACAAATCCGCTGGGAAGCTAGGGTGATTGACCTACAGAATGGAAGCGACCA